From a single Candidatus Defluviilinea gracilis genomic region:
- a CDS encoding four helix bundle protein, producing the protein MSDAFLKFEDWEKSIPAFYKRDPLWESLYYRVALFLYDLVWDDCDLLQKHSLAKHNVAQIMHSSGSVSANMEEAYGRGVGTPDYVRIIKISLGEAKETRGWYYRCRHALPADLIEHRYKVVDHLISLITKLLNSHKGNLGKK; encoded by the coding sequence ATGAGCGATGCGTTTTTGAAGTTTGAGGATTGGGAGAAGTCAATCCCTGCTTTCTATAAGCGAGACCCGTTGTGGGAGTCGCTTTATTATCGTGTTGCTTTGTTCCTTTATGATCTTGTTTGGGATGATTGCGACCTCCTTCAAAAGCATTCTCTGGCAAAGCATAACGTGGCGCAGATCATGCACAGTTCAGGGAGCGTCAGCGCCAATATGGAGGAGGCGTATGGGCGCGGAGTTGGGACGCCGGATTATGTGCGGATCATCAAAATCAGTCTTGGAGAAGCGAAAGAGACGCGAGGCTGGTATTATCGGTGTCGCCACGCGTTACCAGCCGACTTGATCGAGCATCGTTATAAAGTGGTCGACCATCTGATTTCGCTCATTACCAAGCTCCTCAACTCGCATAAAGGAAATTTAGGAAAGAAGTAA
- a CDS encoding L,D-transpeptidase family protein, with translation MLNPQLTRRDFLKLIGAGTLAFALKDLKVSRALAENSITQGCMTISGIPLYDAPSFSANKVHHFGKDNVVEVTGIEENGEFGNDFNSAWYRINDEGFTYSGWVFPVETNYQKPNFNLFEKGQLGEITIPFVDVKLDPYVYAKRGYRLYYQSTHWVKRVVVTREEKSIWYQIYDSQLRKDFYVPSHAMRLVPNDELTPLSPEVPDSEKHIVVDLPTQMVTAFEGEKLVFSQRCSSGATGTETPTGEFRTYHKGPSVHMTNQGDALENIYNLPGVPWCAFFTGIGNAFHGTYWHNDYGRPRSHGCVNLPSDAAKFIYRWTSPNVPPETEYLHRPGEGTKVQIF, from the coding sequence ATGCTCAACCCCCAACTCACCCGCCGCGACTTTCTCAAACTCATCGGCGCGGGGACTCTTGCCTTCGCGCTCAAAGACCTGAAAGTCAGCCGCGCGCTGGCTGAAAACAGCATCACGCAGGGATGTATGACCATCAGCGGCATCCCATTGTATGACGCGCCAAGTTTCAGCGCGAACAAGGTCCATCACTTCGGCAAGGATAATGTGGTGGAAGTGACCGGCATCGAAGAAAATGGCGAGTTCGGCAACGACTTCAACAGCGCGTGGTATCGGATCAACGACGAGGGGTTCACCTATTCAGGCTGGGTATTTCCGGTGGAGACGAATTACCAAAAGCCAAATTTCAATCTCTTTGAAAAGGGACAACTGGGCGAGATCACGATTCCGTTCGTGGATGTGAAACTCGACCCGTACGTGTATGCCAAGCGCGGCTATCGGCTGTACTACCAGTCCACGCATTGGGTGAAGCGCGTCGTCGTCACACGCGAGGAGAAAAGCATCTGGTATCAGATCTACGATTCGCAACTGCGGAAAGATTTTTACGTGCCGTCACATGCCATGCGGCTGGTGCCGAACGACGAGTTGACCCCGCTTTCGCCGGAAGTCCCCGATTCGGAAAAACATATCGTGGTTGATCTGCCGACACAGATGGTCACAGCCTTCGAGGGCGAGAAACTTGTCTTTTCACAGCGCTGTTCCAGCGGAGCGACAGGGACGGAAACGCCGACGGGCGAATTCCGTACATATCACAAAGGTCCGTCCGTTCACATGACGAATCAAGGCGACGCGCTCGAAAACATCTATAATTTACCCGGCGTCCCGTGGTGCGCATTCTTCACCGGCATTGGCAATGCGTTCCACGGCACGTATTGGCATAATGACTATGGTCGCCCGCGCAGTCACGGGTGCGTGAATCTGCCGTCAGACGCCGCGAAATTTATCTATCGCTGGACCAGCCCGAACGTCCCGCCTGAAACGGAGTATCTTCACAGACCGGGCGAGGGGACGAAAGTCCAAATTTTTTAA
- a CDS encoding L,D-transpeptidase, translating into MKLSRRDFLKISGYGMLGMILPGLPHFLNQHNDLITQGRIIDNSLWSYEEPTKKSKRVKNYWHDLVVPITGATVSEDEAAYNRVWYEVEGAGYVYSGSVQPVRMILNEPQHISLKGALVEVSVPFTDAYLEPSAASELLYRLYYESVHWVKASAVHADGTIWYALLDDKTGAYYYAPGKHLRLIPDGELAPLSPGIPNEQKRVEVRLKDQLLLAFEENQQVFATRVSTGGRLRSGTYTTPEGEYLTYHKRPTRHMARGDLASSGFDLPGVPWVTYIKENGTSFHGTYWHNDYGRPRSHGCINMTPPAAKWLYRWTTPSVPPEKELVYGRVGTRVEIKV; encoded by the coding sequence ATGAAACTATCCCGGCGCGATTTTCTGAAAATAAGCGGCTACGGCATGTTGGGGATGATCCTGCCCGGACTTCCGCATTTTCTCAACCAGCACAACGACCTCATCACCCAGGGGCGCATCATCGACAATTCGTTATGGTCCTACGAGGAGCCGACGAAAAAATCGAAACGCGTAAAAAATTATTGGCATGATCTTGTGGTGCCCATCACCGGCGCAACTGTCAGCGAGGATGAAGCCGCCTACAACCGCGTCTGGTACGAAGTGGAAGGCGCAGGCTACGTCTATTCAGGGAGCGTCCAGCCGGTGCGCATGATCCTCAACGAACCGCAACACATCTCGCTCAAAGGCGCGTTGGTCGAAGTGAGCGTGCCGTTCACCGACGCGTACCTCGAACCCAGCGCCGCCTCCGAACTTCTGTATCGCCTCTACTACGAATCCGTCCATTGGGTGAAAGCCAGCGCCGTCCATGCGGATGGGACGATCTGGTATGCCCTGCTGGATGATAAGACCGGCGCATATTATTACGCGCCAGGAAAACACCTCCGCCTCATCCCCGACGGGGAGCTTGCCCCGCTTTCCCCCGGCATTCCCAACGAGCAGAAGCGCGTGGAAGTGCGCTTGAAGGATCAACTCTTGCTGGCGTTCGAGGAGAATCAACAAGTCTTCGCCACGCGCGTCTCCACCGGCGGCCGCCTGCGTAGCGGAACCTACACCACGCCCGAAGGCGAGTACCTCACCTATCACAAACGCCCCACAAGGCACATGGCGCGCGGCGACCTCGCCTCCAGCGGATTCGACCTGCCCGGCGTGCCGTGGGTGACATACATCAAAGAGAACGGCACATCCTTTCACGGCACGTACTGGCACAACGATTACGGGCGTCCGCGCAGTCACGGTTGCATCAACATGACCCCGCCAGCCGCGAAGTGGTTGTATCGCTGGACAACCCCATCCGTGCCGCCGGAAAAAGAATTGGTCTATGGGCGCGTGGGGACGAGGGTGGAGATAAAAGTATAA
- a CDS encoding L,D-transpeptidase family protein, which translates to MNDNLSQSRELILQAREALRRNDRTTARALGEEAALLSPDFEDAWLILVASDDNPEDALAYARKAEELNPNSPRARRAVEWAEGKLNQAKVGAKRSEPVISQPQKGIPLVRESEPVQVKEESKPRGRLLLFGGALGLLVCILLGVAAWMLFRSPSIASMLNNAPQPTQENLWAPVEIAKPLNDAPAQTSPTAELPAQASPVVPLTGATETATPAPALPTITLAPSVTPMAPPTDAPTALPAATETPAVLAMDLLADTPTSAYVPPTAAPTSAVANDPQPSYPAEGNGVRWIDVDLTNQMVYAYEGDVIVNSFVVSTGTAYTPTVTGKFKIWIKLKKTNMSGPGYYLADVPYTMYFYKGYGLHGTYWHNNFGTPMSHGCVNLSIPDAEWLYYWASEGTVVNVHY; encoded by the coding sequence ATGAACGATAACCTTTCCCAATCCCGCGAATTGATCCTTCAAGCCCGCGAGGCGTTGCGCCGCAACGACCGGACCACCGCCCGCGCCCTTGGCGAGGAAGCCGCACTGCTCTCGCCAGATTTTGAGGACGCCTGGTTGATCCTCGTCGCCTCCGACGATAACCCCGAAGATGCGCTGGCGTACGCGCGCAAAGCGGAGGAACTCAACCCGAACAGTCCGCGGGCGCGGCGGGCGGTGGAATGGGCTGAGGGGAAGTTGAATCAGGCAAAAGTGGGGGCGAAGCGTTCTGAGCCGGTCATCAGCCAGCCGCAAAAAGGGATTCCGCTCGTTCGTGAATCCGAACCTGTTCAAGTCAAAGAAGAATCGAAACCGCGCGGTCGTTTGCTTTTGTTCGGCGGAGCGCTGGGTTTGCTGGTGTGCATCCTGCTCGGCGTTGCCGCGTGGATGTTGTTCCGGTCGCCGTCGATCGCTTCGATGCTCAATAACGCGCCCCAGCCCACGCAGGAAAATTTATGGGCGCCGGTGGAGATCGCCAAGCCGTTGAACGACGCGCCGGCGCAAACCAGCCCCACCGCAGAATTGCCGGCGCAGGCAAGCCCGGTGGTGCCCCTCACCGGCGCGACCGAAACCGCCACGCCCGCCCCCGCGTTGCCGACGATCACCCTGGCGCCCAGCGTCACACCGATGGCGCCTCCCACCGACGCGCCGACAGCCCTCCCCGCCGCCACTGAAACGCCGGCCGTGCTGGCAATGGATTTGCTTGCCGACACCCCCACCAGCGCCTACGTCCCGCCGACTGCCGCGCCCACCTCTGCTGTGGCGAACGATCCGCAACCGTCGTATCCCGCCGAGGGCAACGGCGTCCGTTGGATCGACGTGGATTTGACGAATCAAATGGTCTACGCCTACGAAGGCGATGTGATCGTCAATTCGTTCGTGGTTTCCACCGGCACGGCTTACACGCCAACGGTGACCGGCAAATTCAAGATCTGGATCAAACTCAAAAAGACGAACATGTCGGGTCCCGGGTATTACCTCGCCGATGTGCCGTACACCATGTATTTCTACAAAGGCTACGGTTTGCACGGCACCTACTGGCACAATAACTTCGGCACACCGATGAGTCACGGGTGCGTGAACCTCAGCATCCCCGACGCGGAATGGTTGTATTACTGGGCATCCGAAGGCACAGTGGTGAACGTGCATTACTAG
- a CDS encoding L,D-transpeptidase, giving the protein MTKNRRLFLPVLLILPLVGISLAYFFFTPSPADAFLNAPTPAVTQEDLWARVEIAKPTYTPFILPTETPTQILPATETPAVLAMEIVNEITVALEQAQQIEADPPPAPVYVGSKYILVDISDQHMYVYENDALIYSFVASTGINNATRVGVFAVQSKFDNAYGATWDIWMPNWLGIYWAGGLENGIHALPILPNGATLWEGFLGRPVSYGCVVLGTYESKLLYDWAEIGDTVEIQW; this is encoded by the coding sequence ATGACAAAAAACAGACGGCTCTTTCTCCCAGTACTGCTGATTCTGCCCCTCGTCGGCATTTCTCTCGCGTACTTCTTCTTCACCCCCTCGCCAGCGGATGCGTTCCTCAACGCTCCCACCCCCGCCGTCACGCAGGAAGATCTGTGGGCGCGGGTGGAGATCGCCAAACCCACGTATACGCCGTTCATCCTCCCCACCGAAACGCCGACTCAAATTCTCCCAGCCACTGAAACACCCGCCGTGCTCGCCATGGAAATCGTTAACGAAATCACCGTGGCGCTCGAACAGGCGCAACAGATCGAAGCCGATCCGCCGCCCGCGCCGGTGTACGTGGGATCGAAATACATCCTGGTGGATATTTCCGACCAGCACATGTACGTCTACGAAAACGACGCGCTGATCTACAGCTTTGTCGCCTCCACCGGCATCAACAACGCCACGCGCGTCGGCGTCTTTGCCGTGCAAAGCAAATTCGATAATGCCTACGGCGCCACGTGGGATATCTGGATGCCCAACTGGCTCGGCATTTACTGGGCGGGCGGGCTGGAAAATGGAATCCATGCCTTGCCGATCCTGCCCAACGGCGCAACGTTGTGGGAAGGCTTTCTCGGCAGACCCGTTTCCTATGGCTGTGTGGTGTTGGGCACGTATGAATCGAAGTTGCTCTACGATTGGGCTGAAATAGGCGACACGGTTGAAATTCAGTGGTAA
- a CDS encoding N-acetylmuramoyl-L-alanine amidase yields MPTSPRPLRAISTTLGVAILLAALFTALPSQGLANGNFYERLSLLLTPRAPDEVSTTQPQLRIGIVAGHLGNDSGAVCVDGNGSVTLTEGEVNLDIAAIVQQQLQGAGYVVDLLNEYDTRLNGYRALAIVSIHNDSCEYINDQASGFKVAAALNTNDINRANRLTACLVDRYQKITGLDFHAGSITADMREYHSFREIDPSTVAAIIETGFLNLDREILTKETNRVATGVVDGILCFTNNENIEPTPIPNLNP; encoded by the coding sequence ATGCCCACCAGCCCGCGCCCGTTACGCGCCATTTCCACCACGCTTGGCGTTGCCATCCTGCTTGCCGCCCTGTTCACCGCCCTCCCCTCGCAAGGACTCGCCAATGGAAACTTCTACGAACGCCTGAGCCTGCTCCTCACCCCGCGCGCGCCGGATGAGGTCTCGACGACACAGCCGCAATTGAGGATCGGAATCGTCGCCGGCCACCTGGGCAACGACTCCGGCGCCGTGTGCGTAGACGGCAACGGCAGTGTCACCCTCACCGAAGGGGAAGTCAACCTCGATATTGCCGCCATCGTCCAACAGCAACTGCAAGGGGCGGGCTATGTGGTCGATCTTCTGAACGAATACGACACGCGCCTGAACGGCTATCGCGCCCTCGCTATCGTATCCATCCATAACGATTCGTGCGAATACATCAACGACCAGGCGAGCGGATTCAAAGTTGCCGCCGCGCTCAACACCAACGATATCAACCGCGCCAACCGCCTCACCGCCTGCCTGGTGGACCGCTACCAAAAAATTACCGGGCTCGACTTCCACGCTGGGAGCATCACCGCCGACATGCGCGAATACCACTCTTTCCGCGAGATCGACCCCAGCACCGTCGCGGCAATCATCGAGACCGGCTTCCTCAACCTGGACCGCGAAATCCTCACCAAAGAAACCAACCGCGTCGCTACTGGCGTGGTGGATGGGATTTTGTGCTTCACGAATAACGAGAATATCGAACCGACTCCGATCCCCAACTTGAACCCATGA
- a CDS encoding DMT family transporter, producing MDSILFIILIGLAGGLAIGLQSPMASMITQRLGIFESVFIVHLGGAVIALIPMLILGSKMSQWRNVPWYTLGAGFFGLGVIAAISFMIPRIGVAPALIILLAGQLVMGAVLDHFGWLGLAPRPLDAARVLGLAVVLAGVWLTVK from the coding sequence ATGGACTCGATCCTCTTTATCATCCTCATCGGCCTCGCGGGCGGACTTGCCATCGGACTGCAAAGCCCAATGGCAAGCATGATCACGCAACGGCTGGGAATCTTTGAAAGCGTGTTCATCGTGCATCTCGGCGGAGCGGTCATCGCATTGATCCCCATGTTGATTCTTGGAAGCAAAATGAGTCAATGGCGAAATGTGCCGTGGTACACACTGGGCGCGGGGTTCTTCGGGTTGGGAGTGATCGCCGCGATCAGTTTTATGATTCCGCGGATCGGCGTTGCGCCTGCCCTCATTATTTTGCTGGCGGGTCAATTGGTGATGGGCGCGGTTCTCGATCACTTCGGCTGGCTCGGCTTGGCGCCCCGTCCGCTGGATGCGGCGCGGGTGTTGGGGTTGGCGGTCGTGCTTGCGGGCGTCTGGCTGACGGTGAAATAA
- the polX gene encoding DNA polymerase/3'-5' exonuclease PolX, with the protein MNNKQLADTFTLIANLLEIKGEIIYKTLAYRKAAESLISLPREASEFWKEGKLLEIPGVGKAIAEKIDELLNTGKLEFLEKTKKEVPEELAAWLAVPSLGPKKIAMIWKTLGITSLAQLEAAAKDGKLRDLPNMGAKSETAILEGLASLARRTGRISIGRALPLANEIIAALKKVKGVVAAEPAGSLRRMRSTVGDLDILVAAKDSAAVMDAFVKLPRVTRVLGKGEFKSSIEFTDGVRAQVWVHPPNEFGTALQYATGSKDHNVLLRQLALDKGLSLSDHSFKKVKGGKEIFCSTEEEVYKTLGLQWIPPELREGRDEVALAKANKLPKLIEVKDIKTNLHMHSTYSDGKLSMLDMAKAAIKRGLKVIVFSDHSVSLGVANGLSIERHKQQAAEIKKIQKQLGDKITILHSSEVEIKADGSLDYPDDFLASLDLVVASLHSSLRQPREKITERLLKAVNNPHVDIIGHPTGREIPDREGADLDMEVILQAAAKSGVAMEISASPYRLDLDDPHARRARELGVLLSINTDAHSEEDLDMLHYGVAIARRAGVLKEDVINCWSTEKLLKWLKGRK; encoded by the coding sequence ATGAACAACAAACAACTTGCCGACACGTTCACGCTCATCGCCAACCTGCTCGAGATCAAGGGCGAGATCATTTACAAAACGCTCGCGTATCGCAAAGCGGCTGAAAGTTTGATCAGCCTGCCGCGCGAGGCGAGCGAATTTTGGAAAGAGGGCAAACTGCTCGAGATCCCCGGCGTGGGCAAAGCCATCGCGGAAAAAATTGACGAGTTGTTGAACACGGGCAAACTCGAGTTTCTCGAAAAAACAAAAAAGGAAGTTCCCGAAGAACTCGCCGCGTGGCTGGCTGTCCCGTCGCTGGGACCAAAAAAGATCGCGATGATTTGGAAGACGTTGGGAATCACATCTCTCGCGCAACTGGAAGCCGCCGCGAAAGACGGCAAACTGCGCGACCTCCCCAACATGGGCGCAAAATCAGAGACTGCCATCCTCGAAGGGCTGGCATCGTTGGCGCGGCGCACGGGACGAATCTCCATCGGGCGCGCGCTTCCGCTGGCGAACGAGATCATCGCCGCGCTCAAAAAGGTGAAGGGAGTCGTCGCCGCCGAACCCGCTGGAAGTCTGCGAAGGATGCGTTCGACAGTTGGCGATCTCGATATCCTCGTCGCGGCGAAAGATTCCGCGGCGGTGATGGATGCGTTCGTCAAACTTCCGCGCGTGACGCGGGTGTTGGGCAAAGGTGAATTCAAATCGAGCATCGAGTTCACCGACGGAGTCCGCGCGCAGGTGTGGGTGCATCCGCCCAACGAATTTGGAACCGCGCTTCAATACGCAACAGGCTCGAAAGATCACAACGTGTTGTTGCGCCAACTCGCGCTCGATAAAGGATTGTCACTTTCGGATCATTCATTCAAAAAAGTTAAAGGTGGAAAAGAAATTTTCTGTTCAACTGAAGAGGAAGTGTATAAAACGTTGGGCTTGCAATGGATTCCGCCCGAACTGCGCGAGGGACGCGATGAGGTCGCGCTGGCGAAAGCAAACAAACTTCCGAAGTTGATCGAAGTGAAAGACATCAAAACCAACTTGCACATGCACTCCACGTACAGCGACGGAAAGTTATCCATGCTCGATATGGCGAAAGCCGCCATCAAGCGCGGGCTGAAAGTGATCGTGTTCTCCGATCATTCAGTGAGCCTCGGCGTTGCGAATGGACTCTCAATTGAACGACACAAACAGCAAGCCGCTGAAATTAAAAAGATTCAAAAGCAACTCGGCGACAAGATTACGATCCTGCATTCGAGCGAAGTGGAGATCAAAGCGGATGGCTCGCTGGATTATCCCGACGACTTCCTCGCTTCTCTCGACCTTGTGGTTGCCTCGCTCCATTCGAGTCTGCGCCAGCCTCGAGAAAAGATCACCGAGCGATTGCTCAAAGCCGTGAACAACCCGCACGTAGACATCATCGGTCACCCGACGGGACGCGAGATCCCCGACCGCGAAGGCGCGGATTTGGATATGGAAGTGATCCTGCAAGCCGCGGCGAAATCGGGCGTAGCGATGGAAATCAGCGCCAGTCCCTACCGCCTCGACCTCGACGATCCGCACGCCCGCCGCGCCCGTGAGTTGGGCGTGCTCCTCAGCATCAACACCGACGCCCACTCCGAAGAGGACTTGGACATGCTCCACTACGGAGTCGCAATTGCGAGACGCGCAGGCGTGTTGAAAGAGGACGTGATCAACTGCTGGTCTACGGAGAAGTTGTTGAAGTGGTTGAAGGGTAGAAAGTAG
- a CDS encoding isoprenylcysteine carboxylmethyltransferase family protein, with translation MYNHVRNPMYVGVFLINAGHFLWFGYWSLLIYLFVYFFIQHLFVVLYEEPALRNQFSAAYEEYCQRVPRWIPRLK, from the coding sequence TTGTACAACCACGTCCGCAACCCGATGTATGTGGGGGTATTTCTCATTAATGCGGGACACTTTCTGTGGTTTGGATATTGGAGTTTGCTAATTTATTTGTTCGTATATTTTTTTATTCAGCATTTATTTGTTGTTCTTTATGAAGAGCCCGCCTTGCGGAATCAATTCAGCGCGGCGTATGAGGAGTATTGTCAACGCGTGCCGAGGTGGATTCCGCGGTTGAAATGA
- a CDS encoding isoprenylcysteine carboxylmethyltransferase family protein has product MNTLKTIIYMGFMHGLFTLYIPYQLASRDTPFVDFGIVRYLAFPFWILGGLIIIRCCVDIIRRGRGTPAFVDPPKELVIAGLYRYVRNPIYVGAMLFQAGYILWFGSALALVYALFFFLGFNILIFIVEEPVLRNQFGAAYEEYCQRVPRWIPRFISSSTQAHKTEVSPPSQARADGDAPP; this is encoded by the coding sequence ATGAACACCCTCAAAACCATCATCTACATGGGCTTCATGCACGGACTGTTCACGTTGTACATTCCGTATCAACTCGCTTCGCGTGATACGCCGTTCGTTGACTTTGGTATAGTCCGTTACCTTGCTTTCCCGTTTTGGATTCTCGGCGGGCTGATCATCATCCGATGTTGCGTGGACATCATCCGCCGCGGGCGCGGCACACCCGCGTTCGTTGACCCGCCGAAGGAACTGGTCATTGCGGGGCTGTACCGCTACGTGCGGAATCCGATTTACGTTGGGGCAATGTTATTTCAGGCGGGATACATACTTTGGTTTGGGTCAGCGTTGGCGCTTGTCTATGCCCTGTTCTTTTTTCTCGGATTCAACATTCTTATCTTCATCGTTGAAGAACCTGTCTTGCGGAATCAATTCGGCGCGGCGTATGAGGAGTATTGTCAGCGTGTGCCGAGGTGGATTCCGCGATTTATTTCCTCTTCCACTCAGGCTCATAAAACGGAAGTTTCACCACCTTCGCAGGCGCGTGCTGACGGTGATGCTCCACCGTAA
- a CDS encoding aminomethyl transferase family protein, whose translation MFNLKTTPFHERTSALCQPQNWRKWAGYFAAGSYEHVLDREYWAIRNSAALIDVSPLIKYIIKGKDAAALLHRVTTRDIHKMKVGQVAYTGWCDEEGKMIDDGTVSRLDETSFRLTAAEPNVRWLSMNAVGMDVSITEVTDEIAALSFQGPNTRKVLNLVAEKSVDELKYFRLMKNKIKGIEVTISRTGYTGDLGYEIWMPAKDAIKIWDTLMSAGADYGITPVGILAMDMARVEAGLFMLDVDYTSTTHAWIEPQKSSPFELGLDWTVALDKTGYFVGRRALEKEKREGSLWKMVGLEVDWVGMENIFKRVGLPPQIPGMAVRGSLPILVGNVQVGYASTSTWSPLLKKYIALAHLQKPYFEVGTDVRMEITVEHHRQHAPAKVVKLPFYEPEWKRK comes from the coding sequence ATGTTCAATCTCAAAACCACACCATTTCACGAAAGAACGTCCGCGCTGTGCCAGCCGCAGAACTGGCGCAAGTGGGCGGGATATTTCGCCGCAGGCTCGTATGAGCATGTGCTCGACCGCGAGTATTGGGCGATCCGCAACTCGGCGGCGTTGATTGATGTCTCGCCGTTAATTAAATACATCATCAAAGGAAAAGATGCGGCGGCGTTGTTGCATCGCGTCACCACAAGAGACATCCACAAAATGAAGGTGGGACAAGTCGCTTACACGGGCTGGTGCGACGAAGAAGGCAAGATGATTGACGATGGAACCGTTTCTCGATTAGATGAAACATCTTTCCGTTTAACTGCGGCAGAGCCAAACGTACGTTGGTTATCCATGAATGCCGTCGGCATGGACGTATCCATCACCGAAGTGACGGATGAAATTGCCGCGTTGAGTTTCCAAGGTCCAAACACGCGCAAGGTGTTGAATCTTGTTGCTGAGAAATCTGTGGATGAGTTGAAATATTTCCGTTTGATGAAAAATAAAATCAAAGGAATCGAAGTCACCATTTCGAGAACTGGCTACACAGGCGATCTCGGTTATGAAATCTGGATGCCTGCAAAAGACGCCATCAAAATTTGGGATACGCTCATGTCGGCAGGCGCGGACTACGGCATCACGCCCGTCGGCATTTTAGCAATGGACATGGCGCGAGTCGAAGCAGGCTTGTTCATGCTTGATGTGGATTACACATCCACAACTCACGCGTGGATCGAGCCGCAAAAATCATCGCCGTTTGAATTAGGTCTCGATTGGACAGTCGCGCTCGATAAGACTGGCTACTTTGTCGGTCGCCGCGCGTTGGAAAAGGAAAAACGCGAAGGCTCGTTGTGGAAAATGGTCGGCTTGGAAGTGGATTGGGTTGGGATGGAAAACATCTTCAAGCGAGTCGGCTTGCCGCCCCAAATCCCTGGCATGGCTGTGCGCGGAAGTTTGCCGATTTTGGTTGGCAACGTGCAAGTTGGATATGCATCCACGTCAACATGGTCGCCGCTGTTGAAGAAATACATCGCTTTGGCGCATTTGCAAAAGCCGTATTTTGAAGTCGGTACTGATGTGCGGATGGAAATTACGGTGGAGCATCACCGTCAGCACGCGCCTGCGAAGGTGGTGAAACTTCCGTTTTATGAGCCTGAGTGGAAGAGGAAATAA
- a CDS encoding winged helix-turn-helix transcriptional regulator produces the protein MIESLLGSKNAERALVYILSREEGYAREIASFYGTDLKSVQLQLDKFEKSGVLVSRSVGRTRPYMFNPRYPFLTELKALLEKALSFYPAKEQEELTMNRRRPRARGKSL, from the coding sequence ATGATCGAATCGCTTCTTGGGTCAAAAAATGCAGAACGAGCGCTGGTCTATATTCTGAGCCGCGAGGAAGGGTATGCCCGCGAGATCGCCAGTTTTTACGGAACGGACTTGAAATCCGTTCAACTGCAATTAGATAAGTTCGAGAAAAGCGGCGTGCTGGTAAGCCGATCCGTTGGGCGAACGCGTCCGTATATGTTCAATCCACGTTACCCGTTTTTGACCGAGTTGAAAGCATTGCTTGAAAAAGCATTGTCGTTTTATCCCGCAAAAGAACAGGAAGAATTGACCATGAACAGGCGCAGACCGAGGGCAAGAGGAAAAAGTCTGTGA
- a CDS encoding DedA family protein, translated as MNLETLISQFGYPALIIGLLLEGETVLVLGAFMAHRGYLNLPLVIALGCVVSFSTDQFFFWLGRAQGVRFLESRPTWKLHVDKARSLLGRNPDMLSLGVRFMYGLRTVLPFAMGMSKFDPKRFALFDFLSSALWSLTFGLAGKLIGHLIEAIFQDFKRHEAITIVGAMIIAGVVWLYHSWLGRKQGTL; from the coding sequence ATGAATCTTGAAACTTTGATCTCCCAATTTGGCTACCCCGCTCTGATTATCGGATTGCTCCTCGAAGGCGAGACCGTCCTTGTGTTGGGCGCATTCATGGCTCACCGCGGTTATTTGAATCTGCCGCTGGTGATCGCTCTGGGCTGTGTCGTTTCTTTTTCAACCGACCAGTTCTTTTTCTGGCTAGGGCGCGCGCAAGGCGTCCGCTTCCTTGAAAGCAGACCGACATGGAAACTTCACGTGGACAAAGCGCGCTCATTGCTTGGGCGAAACCCCGACATGCTTTCTTTGGGCGTCCGGTTCATGTATGGATTACGAACCGTTCTTCCCTTTGCGATGGGCATGTCGAAGTTCGACCCGAAACGGTTTGCGCTCTTCGATTTTTTGAGTTCCGCGCTCTGGTCGCTGACCTTTGGACTGGCGGGCAAACTCATCGGTCATCTGATCGAAGCGATCTTCCAAGACTTCAAGAGACACGAAGCCATCACCATTGTCGGCGCCATGATCATCGCTGGCGTGGTCTGGTTGTATCACTCCTGGCTGGGCAGAAAACAAGGAACGCTGTAA